A segment of the Opitutia bacterium genome:
CTCCCACCGCCCGGCCGCTCGCAGCGCGGCGGCGAGATCGCGCGGCAAGCGCCAAAGCTTCGGCGCGTCCTCCCGCGCCACTCGAATCTCGATTCGGTCGCCCACGTCGCGGCAGGCCGCCCGCCGCATCGGCAGGTTGAGAAAGAGTCGATGCCGCCCGGTGCCGTCCGGCACCAACGCGGCCCGAAACACCTCCGCGCCGAGCCACACCCGGACCGGCACGAACCCGCGCACGCCAAATTCCCGCGTGATCCGGAGCGGCACCGCCACGAGCGGATTCACGCCGACCTTTTCGATCCGTGCGGAGAAACGCAGCATGCCGTCAACGACCCGCAATCCGGGCACGAACGCGATCGATGATCGCCTGCAAATCCTCGCGCCCCTCGATCCGCCAAGCCCACAGAAGCGCGCCATACAACGCCGCCCCGGCCGGCATGAGAATCGCCACCACCAACAGATCGCTGAAGCGCGACGCCGGCGAGACCCGCGCCAGCCCCCGCGCACCGAGCCAGACAAACACCGCCATCACCGCCGTCGCCGCGATGATCTTTCCCAAGCTCGGCAGCAGCGTCTGCATCGTGAATCCGTCGAGCTTGCGCACCAAACGCGATTGCAGGAACGCCGCCTGCACGACGACCGCCACCGTGCTGGCCAGCGCGAGTCCGGTCGTGGACAGCCACTGCATCAGCACGATGCTCAGTCCGAAATTGACGGCAAAGCTGATCGCCGCCGCGCGCACCGGCGTCGCCGTGTCGCGGAGCGCGTAGAACGCCCGCAGCA
Coding sequences within it:
- a CDS encoding DUF1905 domain-containing protein, whose product is MLRFSARIEKVGVNPLVAVPLRITREFGVRGFVPVRVWLGAEVFRAALVPDGTGRHRLFLNLPMRRAACRDVGDRIEIRVAREDAPKLWRLPRDLAAALRAAGRWEEFRANSPSRRKEVIRWVTAAKSADTRARRVKKAVTTFLHGPYRSVR